The following are encoded together in the Candidatus Palauibacter polyketidifaciens genome:
- a CDS encoding GMC family oxidoreductase: MSRPRSPAGGRAARRVVESDVCIIGGGITAAMVAERLAERTGASITVVEAGGRTAALEERSDTRARMLAYGENPWPNDHIRGQTGTGAMYNSMLVGGAAMHWGGAVPRFSPEDFRLRSLYGVASDWPISFDDIEPYYQEAEERIGVAGEQGPPEYDPRSKPYPMPPLPLSYSLERMREWTEKTDIPFWTQPWARNTEPWQGRNVCRRCDTCSVCPTGAKYTPDFAFDRLLADGRIDLVTRTLVRRLSLEPGSDRIAVAEAVDRDAPDEPVEFRAGTFVIASGHAWSSHLLLLSANSRFPDGLANRAGNVGRYMTGHWYLSGFINLPMRLYPGMFVYNSLLSRRFASPGPLDRYVRHDLRLWESNVGRTAKLRDEDGQLLWGDEIMADWRARTESESTARVRAYYDLLPDRESRLTLDAGKTNELGDPMPRIDYRPAQESIDLEDHTVGTISGRFEELARAAGGSMRSIGQPSELWEHPGGGCRMGDDPSTSVVDRRGRTHDHENLFVVGAPTIVSGGCANGTLTFCALSLMSAEEMQKELPSA; encoded by the coding sequence GTGAGCCGCCCACGCAGCCCCGCGGGTGGGCGGGCGGCGAGGCGCGTCGTCGAGAGCGACGTCTGCATCATCGGCGGCGGGATCACGGCCGCGATGGTGGCCGAACGGCTCGCCGAGCGCACCGGCGCCTCGATCACCGTGGTCGAGGCCGGCGGACGGACGGCGGCTCTCGAGGAACGGTCCGACACCCGGGCGCGGATGCTGGCCTACGGTGAGAATCCCTGGCCCAACGACCATATCCGCGGCCAGACGGGCACGGGCGCCATGTACAATTCCATGCTCGTGGGCGGCGCGGCGATGCACTGGGGCGGCGCGGTCCCGCGCTTTTCGCCGGAGGACTTCCGTCTGCGGTCGCTGTACGGCGTCGCGTCCGACTGGCCCATCTCCTTCGACGACATCGAGCCGTACTACCAGGAGGCGGAGGAGCGCATCGGCGTGGCGGGCGAACAGGGTCCGCCGGAGTACGACCCGCGCTCGAAGCCCTACCCCATGCCCCCGCTGCCCCTGTCGTACAGCCTCGAACGCATGCGGGAGTGGACCGAGAAGACGGACATCCCCTTCTGGACGCAGCCCTGGGCCCGCAACACGGAGCCCTGGCAGGGGCGGAACGTCTGCCGGCGGTGCGACACCTGCTCCGTCTGTCCGACGGGCGCCAAGTACACGCCCGATTTCGCCTTCGACCGACTGCTGGCGGACGGGCGCATCGACCTCGTCACGCGCACGCTCGTCCGGCGCCTGAGCCTGGAGCCGGGTTCGGATCGGATCGCGGTCGCGGAAGCCGTCGACCGGGACGCGCCCGATGAGCCCGTCGAGTTTCGCGCGGGCACCTTCGTGATCGCCTCCGGGCACGCCTGGAGCTCCCACCTGCTCCTGCTCTCGGCGAACAGCCGCTTCCCGGACGGCCTCGCCAACCGCGCGGGAAACGTGGGACGGTACATGACGGGGCACTGGTACCTCAGCGGCTTCATCAACCTGCCGATGCGGCTCTATCCCGGCATGTTCGTCTACAACAGCCTCCTGTCCCGCCGTTTCGCGAGTCCGGGACCCCTGGACCGCTACGTGCGCCATGACCTCCGCCTGTGGGAGTCGAACGTCGGCCGCACCGCGAAACTCAGGGACGAAGACGGACAGCTCCTGTGGGGCGACGAAATCATGGCGGACTGGAGGGCCCGCACGGAGTCCGAGTCCACCGCGCGCGTCCGCGCCTACTACGACCTGCTCCCGGACCGCGAGAGCCGCCTCACGCTCGACGCCGGAAAGACGAACGAGCTGGGCGACCCGATGCCCCGGATCGACTACCGCCCGGCGCAGGAGAGCATCGACCTCGAGGACCACACGGTCGGGACGATCTCGGGACGTTTCGAGGAGTTGGCGCGCGCCGCCGGGGGCTCCATGAGAAGCATCGGGCAGCCGTCCGAGTTGTGGGAGCACCCGGGCGGCGGATGCCGGATGGGCGACGATCCGTCCACGAGCGTGGTGGACCGCCGGGGTCGCACCCACGACCACGAGAACCTCTTCGTCGTGGGCGCGCCGACCATCGTCAGCGGCGGCTGCGCGAACGGGACGCTCACCTTCTGCGCCCTCTCCCTCATGTCCGCCGAGGAGATGCAAAAGGAACTCCCCTCGGCCTGA
- a CDS encoding twin-arginine translocation signal domain-containing protein, protein MAESRRTFLKQSAATVAAVSLTGCAPEAAGARAAETGGDALSRADGATPVPLPTETLRAVAEAVLPDELGEDGRERAVRAFERWSEALEPVAELSHAYLVPEIRYSGPDPRPGWVAQLDGIEKECESRHGVSLSDLGVSGRRELLARPLADTGPDLGAPENADHVALALAAHFFGSAIATDICYGRSIRRELCRSIEGAEDEPAPLGAAP, encoded by the coding sequence ATGGCCGAGTCTCGCAGGACGTTCCTGAAGCAGTCTGCCGCGACGGTGGCCGCCGTCTCCCTGACGGGCTGCGCTCCCGAAGCCGCTGGCGCGCGAGCGGCCGAGACCGGCGGAGACGCGCTCTCCCGCGCCGACGGCGCCACCCCGGTCCCCCTCCCCACCGAGACCCTCCGGGCCGTCGCCGAAGCCGTCCTCCCGGACGAACTGGGGGAGGACGGTCGCGAACGCGCCGTGCGCGCCTTCGAGCGCTGGTCCGAGGCGCTGGAGCCCGTCGCCGAACTGAGCCACGCGTACCTGGTACCCGAGATCCGGTATTCGGGGCCGGATCCCCGCCCGGGATGGGTGGCGCAACTCGACGGCATCGAGAAGGAGTGTGAGAGCCGCCACGGCGTGTCCCTCTCCGACCTAGGAGTATCCGGTCGGCGGGAACTCCTCGCGCGTCCGCTCGCGGACACCGGGCCCGACCTGGGGGCGCCCGAGAACGCGGACCACGTGGCGCTGGCCCTGGCGGCCCATTTCTTCGGCTCCGCGATCGCGACGGACATTTGCTACGGGCGGTCCATTCGGAGGGAACTCTGCCGCTCGATCGAGGGGGCCGAGGACGAACCCGCGCCGCTGGGAGCCGCGCCGTGA
- a CDS encoding tyrosine-type recombinase/integrase — translation MALVIAHETGHRIGAISQLRWSDVDMEHETIRWRGEHEKTGYEHRTPVTAEVLQVLEEARVRVALPEAEVRLRPH, via the coding sequence GTGGCCCTGGTGATCGCTCACGAGACGGGACACCGCATCGGCGCCATCAGTCAACTGCGGTGGTCGGACGTCGACATGGAGCACGAGACCATCCGGTGGCGGGGCGAGCATGAGAAGACAGGCTACGAGCACCGGACACCGGTGACGGCCGAGGTGCTTCAAGTGCTGGAGGAGGCGCGGGTGCGGGTGGCACTCCCTGAGGCGGAAGTTCGCCTCCGACCTCATTGA
- a CDS encoding DUF3500 domain-containing protein encodes MAVGPLALVAGLALGGCRGDAAEGRPALPDPPSSDAPSAATGMSPERMADAARNFLAALSPEQREAAEFAFDADAERTRWSNLPASIVTRSGARLGDLTDEQRRRLHHLLRASTSSQGYQKIAGVIRLDEVLHEEASAAVESGEERVPERLLESWTSANYWIAVFGQPGDPAWGWLINGHHMAASFTVVGDRIAFTPLFLGAEPHEIERGLEAGWRVLANEGERGWRLLQALSAEQRAVAVLGGEIPFDVLTGPGRKGSLSEFSGLRASSLNEVQRTLMWELVQEYAANADDAAADAQLDKIRADGLDALHFAWIGPTDDRTARYYYRVHGPSVLIEYIVEEGVGGNAANHVHSIMRDPGNDYGEDWLGKHYEEHHER; translated from the coding sequence ATGGCCGTCGGCCCGCTCGCTCTCGTCGCCGGTCTGGCACTCGGCGGCTGCCGCGGCGACGCCGCCGAGGGGAGGCCGGCGCTTCCCGATCCACCATCTTCCGATGCGCCTTCCGCCGCGACGGGCATGTCGCCGGAGCGCATGGCCGACGCCGCGCGCAACTTCCTCGCCGCCCTCTCCCCGGAGCAGCGGGAGGCGGCCGAGTTCGCCTTCGACGCCGATGCGGAACGCACTCGCTGGAGCAACCTTCCGGCGTCGATCGTCACCCGGTCCGGCGCGCGGTTGGGGGACCTGACCGATGAGCAGCGGCGCCGGCTGCACCATCTGCTGCGCGCGTCGACGAGCAGTCAGGGGTATCAGAAGATCGCCGGCGTGATCCGGCTGGACGAGGTGCTCCACGAGGAAGCATCGGCGGCCGTAGAGAGCGGTGAAGAGCGGGTCCCGGAACGCCTGCTCGAAAGCTGGACGTCGGCCAACTACTGGATCGCGGTCTTCGGGCAGCCCGGCGACCCGGCCTGGGGCTGGTTGATCAACGGGCACCACATGGCGGCCAGCTTCACCGTGGTTGGCGACAGGATCGCGTTCACACCGCTGTTCCTCGGCGCCGAGCCGCACGAGATCGAGCGCGGCCTCGAGGCGGGCTGGAGGGTGCTCGCCAACGAGGGCGAACGCGGGTGGCGGCTGTTGCAGGCCTTGAGCGCGGAGCAGCGGGCGGTCGCGGTACTCGGTGGCGAAATCCCGTTTGACGTGCTGACCGGCCCGGGCCGCAAGGGAAGCCTGAGCGAGTTCTCCGGGCTACGAGCGTCCTCGTTGAATGAGGTGCAACGGACGCTGATGTGGGAACTGGTGCAGGAATACGCGGCCAACGCGGACGACGCCGCAGCCGACGCGCAGCTCGATAAGATCCGCGCCGATGGTCTGGATGCGCTTCATTTCGCCTGGATCGGTCCGACGGATGACCGGACGGCACGCTACTACTACCGGGTCCACGGCCCCTCGGTCCTGATCGAGTACATCGTCGAGGAAGGAGTCGGCGGGAACGCCGCGAACCATGTGCACAGCATCATGCGCGATCCCGGCAACGACTACGGCGAGGACTGGCTCGGCAAGCACTACGAAGAACATCACGAGCGGTAA
- a CDS encoding intradiol ring-cleavage dioxygenase yields the protein MKHDDIELGRLLTRREVLAALGVGGGALAAGRWVLGRGADVAMAAEADGTARALPACVARPEQTEGPFFVDARLDRSDIRLDPSTGAVSEGVPLTLTFNLSQISDGACSPLPGALIDVWQCDAAGVYSGVSDDDFPAGTGERTFLRGYRRTDDDGVVRFTTIYPGWYPGRTVHVHFKVRTDVAGQPYEFTSQLYFDDALTDQVHALAPYAARGRRRTTNADDGIYRDGGESLMASVRENGSGYAATFDLGLDLTDPAAARPDGRRSRRRGSRRTR from the coding sequence ATGAAACACGACGACATTGAATTGGGACGGCTGCTGACGCGGCGCGAGGTTCTCGCCGCTCTCGGCGTGGGCGGCGGGGCCCTGGCCGCCGGCCGCTGGGTTCTCGGGAGGGGCGCGGACGTGGCTATGGCCGCCGAAGCGGACGGGACCGCTCGCGCCCTGCCGGCCTGCGTGGCGAGGCCCGAACAGACCGAAGGACCCTTCTTCGTCGACGCGCGGCTCGACCGCTCCGATATCAGGCTCGATCCGTCGACCGGTGCGGTCAGCGAGGGCGTGCCGCTCACGCTCACGTTCAACCTGTCGCAAATCTCCGACGGCGCCTGCTCGCCGCTGCCGGGCGCGCTGATCGACGTGTGGCAGTGCGACGCCGCCGGCGTGTACTCCGGCGTCTCGGACGACGATTTCCCCGCCGGGACGGGCGAACGGACGTTCCTGCGGGGTTACCGGCGAACGGACGACGACGGAGTCGTCCGCTTTACCACGATTTATCCGGGCTGGTACCCCGGGCGAACCGTCCACGTGCACTTCAAGGTGCGCACCGATGTCGCGGGACAGCCGTACGAGTTCACGTCGCAGCTCTACTTCGACGACGCGCTCACCGACCAGGTGCACGCGCTGGCGCCCTATGCGGCGCGGGGACGGCGCAGGACGACCAACGCCGACGACGGGATCTACCGCGACGGCGGCGAGAGCCTGATGGCCAGCGTACGCGAGAACGGCAGCGGCTACGCCGCGACCTTCGACCTGGGTCTCGATCTCACCGATCCCGCCGCCGCCCGGCCCGATGGCCGTCGTAGCAGGCGCCGCGGATCCCGGAGGACCCGATGA
- a CDS encoding response regulator transcription factor: protein MARILIVEDNAQLAYGLRNNLEIDGHVVDVAEDGARGLEAALSWEPDLVVLDLMLPQMNGYQVLRSLRDEGLSVPVLILSAQGEEADKVMGFRLGADDYVTKPFGVLELLARVSAILRRVGKDEQPLRVETFGKVEVRLEQRSVLRDGREVRLTPKEFDLLVALVRRRGAVATRIQLMKEVWGYPASILSRTVDTHIAELRRKLEEQPREPRHILTVHRYGYRLRS from the coding sequence ATGGCGCGGATTCTGATCGTGGAGGACAACGCGCAGCTGGCCTACGGTCTTCGAAACAACCTGGAGATCGATGGCCATGTGGTCGATGTGGCGGAGGACGGCGCTCGAGGCTTGGAGGCCGCGTTGTCTTGGGAGCCCGATCTCGTGGTCCTGGACCTCATGCTGCCGCAGATGAACGGTTACCAGGTCCTCCGCTCGCTTCGCGACGAGGGCCTCAGCGTTCCGGTCCTGATCCTCTCCGCCCAGGGGGAGGAGGCCGACAAGGTCATGGGGTTTCGCCTCGGGGCCGATGACTACGTCACCAAGCCCTTCGGAGTCCTGGAGCTCCTGGCGCGCGTATCCGCGATTCTCAGAAGAGTCGGAAAGGACGAGCAGCCACTTCGGGTGGAGACCTTCGGAAAGGTTGAGGTTCGCCTCGAGCAACGGTCGGTGCTGCGTGACGGCCGGGAGGTACGCCTCACGCCCAAGGAGTTCGACCTTCTGGTTGCGCTGGTCAGACGCCGCGGCGCGGTGGCGACCCGGATCCAGCTCATGAAGGAAGTATGGGGCTACCCGGCGTCGATCCTGAGCCGGACAGTCGACACACACATCGCCGAGCTTCGTCGAAAGCTCGAAGAGCAGCCACGCGAGCCCCGTCACATCCTGACGGTCCACCGATACGGTTACAGGCTGCGAAGCTAG
- a CDS encoding HAMP domain-containing sensor histidine kinase: MGRHRKTSRPRWTLTLLGCTGVLTAVLAYEAWDASRSSVRLAEESVRDQALFAASNFAFEARGEVGLELLEEGLAVIESSEGRRGNRPLTLGRVREAARARRWDAMDQAALFFRLDPRGGELSVAGEADSAEVAWAVGEVREHTRRNPDDFDVRVLFAAGGSRVMVHGLSYEGRGDYTVRGMILSPTAFRPALDRAFREEPLLPEAISGGRANEDIFLARVRGPYGEVVYESAGDSLSGIAVRYDLDESFGGMVLELGVRAEAIDQLVSGGVPQLRMPYIVALLVLTCGLLATALWQLRREAELATLREDFVSSVSHQLRTPLTQIRMFGETLVLGRVRDEAERSRAAEIIVDEADRLAHQVENVLLFSRGERDALNLNPVEADLGALVERVAESFEPLARVADVTVERRIETGIVCVTDVEATRQAVLNLLDNAVKYGPAGQVVEFGVRSGARAGFATVWVEDEGPGVPPGQGDRIWEAYVRLDRDRASATAGSGIGLAVVREVIEAQGGTVRVEESRRTSETGARFVIELPLANRSTEA; this comes from the coding sequence ATGGGCAGACATCGTAAGACGAGCCGTCCACGCTGGACACTCACGCTCCTCGGGTGCACCGGGGTCCTGACCGCCGTTCTCGCCTATGAGGCTTGGGACGCCAGTCGCTCGAGCGTGCGGCTGGCCGAGGAAAGCGTTCGCGATCAGGCGCTGTTCGCCGCCTCGAACTTCGCTTTCGAGGCTCGTGGCGAAGTGGGGCTCGAACTCCTGGAAGAGGGCCTCGCGGTCATCGAGTCTAGCGAGGGCCGCCGCGGCAATCGTCCCCTGACTCTGGGCCGCGTGCGTGAGGCGGCGAGAGCCCGGCGGTGGGATGCCATGGACCAGGCGGCGCTGTTCTTCCGTCTCGACCCTCGCGGTGGCGAACTCTCCGTGGCCGGGGAGGCGGATTCCGCCGAGGTGGCTTGGGCGGTGGGCGAGGTGCGGGAGCACACCCGGCGGAACCCGGACGACTTCGACGTGCGCGTGCTGTTCGCAGCGGGAGGGAGCCGCGTGATGGTGCACGGTCTCTCCTACGAAGGGCGGGGAGACTACACGGTACGAGGCATGATTCTGTCGCCGACCGCATTCCGCCCGGCTCTCGACAGGGCGTTCCGTGAGGAGCCCCTGCTCCCGGAGGCCATCTCGGGCGGGCGGGCGAACGAGGATATTTTTCTCGCCCGCGTCCGAGGGCCATACGGCGAAGTCGTATACGAATCCGCCGGTGATTCATTGTCCGGGATCGCGGTGCGGTACGACTTGGACGAGAGCTTCGGCGGGATGGTGCTGGAACTGGGTGTGCGGGCAGAGGCCATCGATCAGCTCGTCAGCGGCGGCGTTCCGCAGCTGCGCATGCCGTATATCGTCGCGCTGCTGGTTCTGACGTGCGGCCTGCTCGCCACGGCCCTATGGCAACTCCGCCGAGAGGCGGAACTGGCCACTCTGCGAGAAGACTTTGTATCGAGCGTGTCCCATCAGCTCCGCACACCCCTGACCCAGATACGCATGTTTGGCGAGACGCTGGTGCTCGGTCGGGTGAGGGATGAAGCGGAGCGGTCGCGGGCGGCGGAGATCATCGTGGACGAGGCCGACCGGCTCGCGCACCAAGTGGAGAACGTTCTGCTCTTTTCCAGGGGCGAGCGGGACGCGCTGAACCTGAATCCCGTCGAAGCGGATCTCGGCGCCCTGGTCGAGCGTGTCGCCGAGAGCTTCGAGCCGCTCGCGCGTGTCGCCGACGTCACCGTCGAGCGGCGCATCGAGACCGGCATCGTGTGCGTGACGGACGTCGAAGCGACACGCCAGGCCGTGCTCAACCTGCTCGACAACGCGGTCAAGTACGGTCCGGCCGGCCAGGTAGTTGAGTTCGGCGTGCGATCAGGGGCCCGGGCCGGTTTCGCGACGGTCTGGGTTGAGGATGAAGGGCCTGGCGTCCCCCCTGGACAGGGGGATCGGATTTGGGAGGCTTACGTGAGACTCGACCGCGATCGCGCCTCCGCGACCGCCGGCTCGGGCATCGGCCTCGCGGTGGTTCGCGAGGTCATCGAGGCTCAGGGAGGGACGGTGCGCGTCGAAGAAAGTAGGAGAACCTCCGAGACCGGCGCCCGGTTCGTCATCGAACTGCCGCTTGCCAACAGGTCGACGGAGGCCTGA
- a CDS encoding helix-turn-helix transcriptional regulator — protein sequence MIAQDRFERTLALLHRAALGDATWVSAAASVNSLIRASGHSLGYGELRPGSDPEVFLARSFSGRQRRRDWEELYFGRYWGQDEALLRLGTLRPDELAHKPDLYTDEEKKTSPVYNDFRRTTRSQNGLFMVLDGLDGCGIVWSFADSMKSGGWGYDQIRDIKRLAPHMRHFARVRRLMMDTEALGASLADLLDNRRPGIVQLDRRGRIREANDQARALLLKGDGLRDRKGSLTAELPAEDDRLQRLLAAALPPYGTQGAGGSMKITRPDTGTPLVVEVHPVGGMRADYRAWKVGVLVLIVDPASRSRIDPALAATVLGLTPTESRVAVALAAGRSAAEISQTLGVAEGTVRVHLKHAYRKLGIKGQTELARRILSLEAVRGSPRSP from the coding sequence ATGATCGCGCAGGACAGGTTCGAGCGGACGTTGGCGTTGCTGCACCGGGCGGCGCTGGGCGATGCCACGTGGGTCTCGGCCGCCGCCTCCGTCAACTCCCTGATCCGGGCGAGCGGCCACAGCCTGGGGTACGGCGAACTGCGTCCGGGGAGCGATCCCGAGGTCTTCCTCGCACGGTCGTTCTCCGGCCGGCAGCGTCGCAGGGACTGGGAAGAGCTGTATTTCGGCCGCTATTGGGGCCAGGATGAGGCGCTGCTGCGGCTCGGCACGCTTCGTCCCGACGAACTGGCCCACAAGCCGGATCTCTACACGGACGAAGAGAAAAAGACCTCGCCCGTGTACAACGACTTTCGGCGCACCACCCGATCGCAGAACGGCCTCTTCATGGTGCTCGACGGACTCGACGGGTGCGGAATCGTGTGGTCCTTTGCCGACTCCATGAAATCCGGAGGCTGGGGATACGACCAGATCCGGGACATCAAGCGCCTGGCGCCCCATATGCGCCACTTCGCGCGCGTCCGGCGCCTGATGATGGACACCGAGGCGCTGGGTGCATCGCTTGCCGATCTGCTGGACAACAGACGGCCGGGGATCGTCCAGCTCGACCGTCGCGGACGGATTCGGGAGGCGAACGACCAGGCCCGGGCCCTCCTGCTGAAAGGCGATGGGCTCCGCGACAGGAAGGGTTCGCTGACCGCCGAGCTGCCGGCGGAAGACGACCGGCTACAGCGTCTGCTGGCGGCCGCCCTGCCCCCGTACGGCACACAGGGCGCCGGAGGCTCGATGAAGATCACGCGCCCGGACACGGGAACGCCGCTGGTCGTCGAAGTCCATCCCGTCGGCGGAATGCGTGCGGACTATCGGGCATGGAAGGTCGGCGTGCTGGTGCTCATCGTAGACCCCGCGAGTCGATCCCGTATAGATCCGGCGTTGGCGGCCACGGTCCTGGGCCTGACGCCCACGGAGAGCCGTGTGGCGGTGGCGCTGGCCGCCGGCCGCTCCGCGGCCGAGATCTCGCAGACTCTGGGCGTGGCGGAGGGTACCGTGCGGGTACACCTGAAGCACGCCTATCGCAAGCTGGGGATCAAGGGCCAGACCGAACTCGCGCGGCGGATCCTGTCGCTGGAGGCCGTACGAGGATCCCCTCGCTCACCCTGA
- a CDS encoding cytochrome P450 — protein MHRSAILGSWLLTRYEDVLEAAKDHERFSNNPRWREATRSVLPPAPDDYSILLVDPPEHTRLRRCAAKAFTSARLRTLDETIARVAAELVEGAAGRRTIDWIAEVAEPLAMRVMLAMLGLPEKDHRRWEVWSRRRARLLEMIATRRERKAAHIAGSEIRRYFTALLRQRTQSSEDDAVSTLARLAAAGDGISMTEASDMLSVLMIAGNETTTHLIGNGMLALVRDREQMQRLREEPKRTRAAINEMLRFDSPVQTDFRVAKADVVVRGRTIRAGDGVILLTGSANRDGAAFENPDTFDITRTGPKHAAFGHGVHRCIGAELARMEASAIFTEALRKLGTIELASGSPRYRKSTVIRGLAALPLRVAA, from the coding sequence GTGCATCGGAGCGCCATTCTGGGCAGCTGGCTGTTGACCCGCTACGAGGATGTGCTCGAGGCGGCAAAGGACCACGAGCGCTTTTCCAACAACCCGAGATGGCGCGAAGCGACGCGAAGCGTGCTCCCGCCGGCCCCGGACGACTACAGCATCCTGCTCGTGGATCCGCCCGAACACACGCGGCTGCGCAGGTGCGCCGCGAAGGCCTTCACGAGTGCGCGCCTGCGGACACTGGACGAGACCATCGCGCGCGTTGCGGCCGAACTCGTGGAGGGGGCGGCTGGACGGCGGACGATCGACTGGATCGCCGAAGTGGCGGAGCCGCTTGCCATGCGGGTGATGCTGGCGATGTTGGGGCTCCCCGAGAAGGACCACCGCCGATGGGAGGTATGGTCACGGAGGCGTGCCCGGCTCCTCGAGATGATCGCGACGCGCCGCGAGCGCAAAGCCGCGCACATCGCGGGGTCGGAGATCCGGCGCTACTTCACGGCCCTGCTACGTCAGCGGACGCAATCGAGCGAGGACGACGCCGTCAGCACGCTGGCCAGGCTGGCTGCTGCGGGCGACGGGATCAGCATGACCGAAGCCTCCGACATGTTGAGCGTGCTGATGATCGCCGGCAACGAAACCACGACCCACCTCATCGGCAACGGCATGCTCGCCCTCGTGCGCGATCGGGAACAAATGCAACGCCTGCGCGAAGAACCGAAGCGGACGCGCGCCGCGATCAACGAGATGCTGCGCTTCGACAGCCCGGTGCAGACGGACTTCCGGGTCGCAAAGGCGGACGTCGTGGTTCGTGGACGGACGATCAGGGCGGGCGATGGCGTGATCCTGCTCACCGGATCGGCGAACCGGGACGGGGCGGCGTTCGAGAATCCCGACACCTTCGACATTACCCGCACGGGTCCAAAGCACGCGGCGTTCGGACACGGGGTCCACCGGTGTATCGGCGCCGAACTCGCGCGCATGGAGGCAAGCGCGATCTTCACCGAGGCGCTACGCAAGCTTGGTACGATTGAACTCGCCTCGGGCAGCCCGCGCTACCGTAAATCAACGGTGATCCGCGGACTCGCCGCGCTCCCTCTGCGAGTCGCAGCGTGA
- a CDS encoding SRPBCC family protein, which produces MTRTELSRTIDAPVGTVFATVADISNFSKAVPHIEHVEFLSETRTGVGARFRETRLMGSRRATTELEVTEYVQDEHVRFVSDAGGTVWDTTFTVEPDPDGRGTRLVMVMEARPHKLLARLATPLMKRVIARAIDADLDAVKAYAEAAG; this is translated from the coding sequence ATGACGCGCACCGAACTCAGCCGGACCATCGACGCCCCGGTCGGAACGGTTTTTGCGACCGTCGCCGACATCTCCAACTTTTCCAAGGCCGTGCCGCACATCGAGCACGTGGAGTTCCTGTCGGAGACAAGGACAGGCGTCGGTGCCCGCTTCCGAGAGACACGGCTCATGGGGAGCAGAAGGGCGACCACGGAGCTGGAGGTGACCGAATACGTCCAGGACGAGCACGTTCGCTTCGTGTCCGACGCGGGCGGCACGGTCTGGGACACGACCTTCACCGTCGAGCCGGACCCGGATGGCCGCGGGACGCGGCTGGTCATGGTGATGGAGGCGCGGCCCCACAAGCTCCTGGCCAGACTCGCCACGCCGCTCATGAAGAGAGTGATCGCCAGGGCGATCGACGCCGACCTCGATGCCGTGAAGGCATACGCCGAGGCGGCGGGATAG
- a CDS encoding DUF2461 domain-containing protein, translating to MTAYFTPDTFSFLSELAANNDREWFLANKSRYEAEVKEPALRFISDFSMPLEEISPHFRADPRANGGSLFRIYRDTRFSRDKSPYKTHTGIQFRHEAGKDAHAPGFYLHIQPGHCFTGCGSWRPGGPALRKIRASIDEDPEAWKRASRDADFRGTFELSGDSLVRAPQGFSVDHPLIEDLRRKDFIAVVQLGEEDLMSDDFLDRFNALCRTAAPFQRWLCQATGVSY from the coding sequence ATGACCGCCTACTTCACGCCCGACACCTTCAGCTTCCTGAGCGAGTTGGCCGCGAACAACGACCGCGAGTGGTTTCTGGCCAACAAGTCGCGGTACGAGGCGGAGGTCAAGGAGCCGGCGCTCCGCTTCATCTCCGATTTCTCCATGCCCCTCGAGGAGATCAGTCCCCACTTTCGCGCCGACCCGAGGGCGAACGGCGGCTCGCTCTTCAGGATCTACCGCGACACGCGTTTCTCCCGGGACAAGAGCCCGTACAAGACCCACACCGGCATCCAGTTCCGGCACGAGGCGGGCAAGGACGCCCACGCCCCCGGCTTCTACCTGCACATCCAGCCCGGACACTGCTTCACGGGTTGCGGCTCGTGGCGCCCCGGCGGGCCGGCGCTCCGCAAGATCCGCGCGTCCATCGACGAGGATCCGGAGGCCTGGAAGCGGGCATCGCGCGACGCCGATTTTCGCGGGACCTTCGAGCTCTCCGGCGACTCGCTCGTCCGGGCCCCGCAGGGGTTCAGCGTGGACCATCCCCTGATCGAGGACCTGCGGCGCAAGGACTTCATCGCGGTCGTGCAACTGGGCGAAGAAGATCTGATGTCGGACGACTTTCTCGACCGGTTCAACGCCCTGTGCCGCACCGCCGCGCCGTTCCAGCGCTGGCTGTGCCAGGCGACCGGCGTATCGTACTGA